The Desulfuromonadales bacterium sequence CGGCACCCGCCTGCTTCAATACTTTTTCCGCCTTCATCACCCGGTGGATGGAATGAAAAATGGCCACCAGGTCACCGTCTCGAACCATGAATTCCTCAATCTGAAAACCGGGCGGTCATGGTGCCACGCTTGCCGCACCCCAGCAAGGCTCTTTCGTTGACATGTCAGTGGACTTGGGGCTAAACTGGCGCATCAATCCAAGGCAAGTGCAGAACATTATCGCCATCCCCATCCCGACCGGCGAAATACAGAAAGGGCTTCCCCACCGTTGGACTTTTCCCTCGCCCTCAACCTCGCCGGCCTGCTTCTGTTTGCCTTTCTGATCAATCTGCCGCTCGGTTTTATGCGAGAAACCTCGCCCAAATATTCCCTCCGCTGGTTCGTCTACATCCACCTCTCCATCCCCTTCATCATCGCTCTGCGTCTTCGGGAGGGCTTCGGCTGGAAAATCATCCCGTTGACGATCGCCTGCGCTGTCTTCGGCCAGATCCTCGGCGGCCGGATCCGGCGCCGCAGCAAAACATGAGCCGCCAGCAGCGCCCCTCCATGAAAAAGGCCGCCACCGCCGGCACTCTGCTCAGCCAGTTTCTGCAGCAATCGGGGCTGGCGGGCAAGTTGCAGGCCTACGAATCGTGGCGGGTGTGGAACGAGGTCGTTGGCCCGCAGATCGCGGCACATGCGCAACCGGCGAAAATCCGCGACGGGGTCCTCGATGTACGTGTCGACCAAGCGGTATGGATGCAGCAGTTGCAGCTGATGAAGCCAAAAATTCTCGCCCGGCTCAATGAACGACTGGGGGCAGAGGTTATCCGTGATATTTTCTGGCGCCGCGGGAGGGTCGAGCCCCCCTCCGTCGCCGCAGAACCGGCCAGCATTCCCTTACCTCCCCTGCCGGCAGAGGAGATGGCCCGCATCGGGAAAATCGTCGCGCCTCTGGGAGATGACGAACTGCGCCGGCGACTGCAGCAGATACTCGTCAAGCAGGCCCAGCTTGATCTGGCCCGCAGCAAAGACTGAGCCCTTCGTTGCTGGCTTCACCCTCCGTATATCGCCTGGATTTCCGCCGAATAAGCTTCCCCCTCGTAGACAAAGAGCGGAGGCTCCATCGCCAGGCCGGCGCGGCCGCCCTTACGTCCCTCCACCAGCACCAGAGTACCTCTCTCACCCGCCCGGGAGTGCACGCAGCGAAGCCGTTTCGGCTCCAGCAATAGTTCCCGCATCCCGGCCAGCAGTTCCGTCAGTCGTTCCGCCAAAAAGACGATGTAGAACCGGCCGCCATCTCTCAATAAACATGCCGCCGCCCGGAGGAAGTCTACCAGGCCCCCGGCCAACTCGTGGCGGGCAGCGGCTCTCTCGTTTATCGGCGCCTGACGCCCGGTACCTGGTCGGCGGAATGGAGGGTTGGCGACGACAACGTCAAAGGTCTGCGGCTCAAGACGCCCCTCCAGTTCCCGCAGGTCGCCTTCTAGGATATCGACTTTATCCTGCAGACAGTTAAGCAGAACACTCCGTCTTGAACGCTCCGCCAACGCTGGTTGAATTTCCACCCCGACAATTTTCTTGGCACCGGTACGCGCGGCCAGCAGCAGAGGGATAACCCCCGATCCGGTTCCCAGATCCGCCACCATCTCTCCCTTGG is a genomic window containing:
- a CDS encoding DUF721 domain-containing protein — translated: MSRQQRPSMKKAATAGTLLSQFLQQSGLAGKLQAYESWRVWNEVVGPQIAAHAQPAKIRDGVLDVRVDQAVWMQQLQLMKPKILARLNERLGAEVIRDIFWRRGRVEPPSVAAEPASIPLPPLPAEEMARIGKIVAPLGDDELRRRLQQILVKQAQLDLARSKD
- a CDS encoding tRNA1(Val) (adenine(37)-N6)-methyltransferase, which codes for MVAQDPTSRPLHPAETLDDLRPAGLKIIQAKRGYRFSLDPVLLCAFARVAKGEMVADLGTGSGVIPLLLAARTGAKKIVGVEIQPALAERSRRSVLLNCLQDKVDILEGDLRELEGRLEPQTFDVVVANPPFRRPGTGRQAPINERAAARHELAGGLVDFLRAAACLLRDGGRFYIVFLAERLTELLAGMRELLLEPKRLRCVHSRAGERGTLVLVEGRKGGRAGLAMEPPLFVYEGEAYSAEIQAIYGG